Proteins from a genomic interval of Euleptes europaea isolate rEulEur1 chromosome 18, rEulEur1.hap1, whole genome shotgun sequence:
- the RPL27 gene encoding 60S ribosomal protein L27: MGKFMKPGKVVLVLAGRYSGRKAVIVKNIDDGTSDRPYSHALVAGIDRYPRKVTASMGKKKIAKRSKIKSFVKVYNYNHLMPTRYSVDIPLDKTVVNKDVFRDPALKRKARREAKVKFEERYKTGKNKWFFQKLRF; this comes from the exons ATGGGCAAATTTATGAAACCCGGGAAGGTGGTTCTGGTCCTGGCCGGGCGTTATTCAGGCCGGAAAGCTGTCATCGTCAAg AACATTGACGATGGTACATCAGACCGGCCTTACAGCCATGCTCTGGTGGCTGGAATTGACCGCTACCCACGCAAAGTGACAGCCAGCATGGGCAAGAAGAAGATTGCCAAACGTTCCAAGATCAAGTCCTTTGTGAAAGTCTATAATTACAACCACCTGATGCCCACTAG GTATTCTGTTGATATTCCCCTGGACAAAACTGTTGTCAACAAGGATGTATTTAGGGACCCTGCACTGAAACGCAAAGCACGGCGAGAGGCGAAAGTGAAATTTGAAGAGAG ATACAAGACAGGGAAGAACAAGTGGTTTTTCCAGAAGCTCAGATTCTAA
- the IFI35 gene encoding interferon-induced 35 kDa protein, with the protein MIPEQMSWEIQKCQEICTALEADRLSLEEGRRESEREASRLQAEAALLRERLQQLKGEAQPRAFQEELEWGRKERSQLLQQKAALESELEQLDRLQIDQVPPVPPERVVVFKGHTEEKVERSFLDMLSVKPRIHYPLAGGTALITFERPEVAQRIIALREHRVQLDESSSMRVKAEPVELLMPVSLEVIMERSPRQVLLSGLRFPSLSEDQLLDKLALFFSKRQNQGGEVEVIQRLSGPGHVALTFVEDGVAEQLIQRGQFQVSIGKETSKVKVSPYLDGKISDLPLRPLVCPRTVLLSGIPDVLDEESMSDALEIHFQKPSKGGGEVEAIAYVPVGQCAVTVFEREEGGAVSLSSAGPLS; encoded by the exons ATGATTCCGGAACAGATGTCGTGGGAAATTCAGAAATGCCAG GAGATCTGTACAGCTTTGGAGGCTGACCGGTTGTCTCTGGAGGAGGGCAGGCGGGAAAGTGAGCGGGAGGCATCCAGACTGCAGGCAGAGGCTGCGCTGCTCCGTGAACGGCTCCAGCAACTGAAAGGGGAGGCCCAGCCCAGGGCTTTCCAG GAAGAGCTAgagtggggaaggaaagaaagaagccagCTGCTGCAACAGAAAGCTGCCCTAGAGAGTGAACTGGAGCAGCTGGACAGGCTGCAGATTGACCAG GTGCCGCCAGTCCCTCCTGAGAGGGTTGTGGTGTTTAAAGGTCACACAGAGGAGAAGGTGGAGAGATCATTTCTTGACATGCTGTCAGTCAAGCCCCGGATCCACTACCCCTTGGCCGGGGGGACGGCCCTGATCACTTTCGAAAGGCCTGAGG TTGCCCAGAGGATCATCGCCCTGCGGGAGCACCGGGTTCAACTGGACGAGAGCAGCTCCATGCGGGTGAAGGCGGAGCCAGTGGAGCTGCTGATGCCGGTTTCCTTGGAG gTTATCATGGAGCGGAGTCCCCGGCAAGTCCTGCTGTCCGGGTTGCGGTTCCCGTCCCTCTCTGAGGATCAGCTGCTGGACAAGCTGGCACTGTTTTTCAGCAAGCGGCAGAATCAGGGCGGCGAGGTGGAGGTCATTCAGCGGCTTAGTGGCCCTGGCCACGTGGCACTGACCTTTGTGGAAGATGGAG TTGCTGAGCAGCTGATCCAGAGAGGCCAGTTCCAGGTGTCCATTGGGAAGGAGACAAGCAAAGTCAAGGTTTCGCCCTACCTAGACGGGAAAATATCAGACCTACCG CTCCGTCCTTTGGTCTGTCCTCGGACTGTCCTGCTGTCAGGGATCCCAGACGTCTTGGATGAGGAGTCGATGTCTGATGCCCTGGAGATCCACTTCCAGAAGCCcagcaagggtgggggggaggtggaggccATTGCCTACGTCCCAGTGGGCCAGTGTGCGGTCACTGTCTTTGAAAGAGAGGAGGGCGGAGCGGTCAGCCTTTCCAGCGCTGGGCCACTGTCTTGA